From a single Onychomys torridus chromosome 9, mOncTor1.1, whole genome shotgun sequence genomic region:
- the Gja3 gene encoding gap junction alpha-3 protein produces the protein MGDWSFLGRLLENAQEHSTVIGKVWLTVLFIFRILVLGAAAEEVWGDEQSDFTCNTQQPGCENVCYDRAFPISHIRFWALQIIFVSTPTLIYLGHVLHIVRMEEKKREREEELLRRDNPQHGRGREPMRTASPRDPPLRDDRGKVRIAGALLRTYVFNIIFKTLFEVGFIAGQYFLYGFQLQPLYRCDRWPCPNTVDCFISRPTEKTIFVIFMLAVACASLVLNMLEIYHLGWKKLKQGVTNHFCPDASETKHKPLEPLPQASSSDPPSASIGLPPYYTHPACPPVQARATGFPGGPPPPADFTVVTLNDAQGRDQPVKRCNGHHLITEQNWASRVPERHTPASKASSAASSPEGRKGLTDSSGSSLEESALVVTPEEGEQALATAVEMHSPPLVLLDPGRSSKASSGRARPGDLAI, from the coding sequence ATGGGCGACTGGAGCTTCTTGGGGCGGCTGCTGGAGAACGCGCAGGAGCACTCCACAGTCATCGGCAAAGTGTGGCTGACCGTGCTGTTCATCTTCCGCATCCTGGTGCTGGGGGCGGCGGCCGAGGAGGTGTGGGGCGACGAACAGTCAGACTTCACCTGCAACACGCAGCAGCCCGGCTGCGAGAACGTCTGCTACGACCGCGCCTTCCCCATCTCGCACATCCGCTTCTGGGCGCTGCAGATCATCTTTGTGTCCACACCCACCCTCATCTACCTGGGCCACGTGCTGCACATCGTGCGcatggaggagaagaagagggagcgGGAGGAGGAGCTGCTGAGGAGAGACAACCCTCAGCACGGCCGTGGCCGTGAGCCGATGCGTACAGCGAGTCCCCGGGACCCACCACTGCGTGACGACCGTGGAAAGGTGCGCATTGCAGGCGCGCTGCTGCGGACCTACGTCTTCAACATCATCTTCAAGACGCTCTTCGAGGTGGGCTTCATCGCGGGCCAGTACTTTCTATATGGCTTCCAGCTGCAGCCACTTTACCGCTGTGACCGCTGGCCCTGCCCCAACACGGTAGACTGCTTCATCTCTAGGCCCACAGAGAAGACCATCTTCGTCATCTTCATGCTAGCTGTGGCCTGTGCGTCACTGGTGCTCAACATGCTGGAGATTTACCACCTGGGCTGGAAGAAGCTCAAGCAAGGGGTTACCAACCACTTCTGCCCAGATGCCTCAGAAACCAAACACAAGCCCTTGGAACCCCTACCCCAGGCCTCCAGCTCTGATCCGCCCAGCGCCTCCATTGGGCTCCCACCTTACTACACACACCCTGCCTGTCCCCCAGTACAGGCAAGGGCCACAGGGTTCCCTGGGggcccaccaccaccagcagacTTCACAGTGGTAACCCTGAACGATGCACAAGGCAGAGACCAGCCTGTCAAGCGCTGCAATGGCCACCATCTAATCACAGAGCAGAACTGGGCCAGCCGAGTGCCGGAACGGCACACTCCAGCCAGCAAGGCCTCTTCGGCCGCGTCCAGCCCTGAGGGTCGGAAGGGGCTCAcggacagcagtggcagcagcttAGAGGAAAGTGCCTTGGTGGTGACGccagaggagggagagcaggcCTTGGCCACCGCAGTGGAGATGCATTCCCCACCCTTGGTCCTCCTGGACCCAGGAAGGTCCAGCAAGGCCAGCAGCGGGCGGGCCAGACCTGGTGACTTGGCCATCTAG